CCAGGCCGAACAATTCCTGGATGCGCTTCTCGCGCGCAGGAACATCGCTCCGAACAGCGGCCAGCTCCAGCCGAATGATATTCTGCTCTATGTCGCACGCGACGCGCGGTGGACCTTGCTGCTCTACGGTCAGCGCTGGAAAGACAATCTCGATCCGGTCTTCCAGTCGATCCAGGTCGAGCAGATGAATCCTCGCTTTGCCAGCGGCGATCTCGCCGGTGGTCTGGTTGCGGGCCTCGACGCGGTGCGCACGACGATCAATCCGCCCGTGCCGACGGTGGTCTATCTACTCGGCGGGGCGCTGGTGCTGACCGTGATCGGTGTGGTGGCGGTGCCGCTGCTCAAAAAGCGTCGCGTCAGCGCGGATGCCCTGGCGGCGGCGCGCGAGCGCATGCAGCAGGCGCGCAAAACAGCGGGCGCGGCGATTGCCGATCTGGATCGTCTGGTGGAGCAGGCGCAGGCCAAGGCGGAGTACGATCGGATCAGCTATAGCCAGGGCAACATCGAGCGGCTGCAATCGCTCCAGGCGAAGGGCATCCAGCTTTTCCACGAGGCGCAGGACGCATTCGCGGCTGGCGACGATCAGCAGGAGGCCAAGGCCGTGCTCGCCATCGCCGACTACGACGCGATCAGCGCGCACTACGCCCGCGCCCAGGAGATCGCGCGGCAGGCCAGCGCGGCGATTGGCGAGGCTGAGTCGCTGCGCGCTCAGTTCGACGCGCAGGGCACGCCCAACACCGGCCCGACGACGCGGCTGCGCGAGTGAGCCTGTCGCGCTGATCTGCTTGAAGGTCGTTCAAAGTACAAGCGTGGTCCCTGTGAAAGGGGCCACGCTTGCGTGTGCAGCCACGACAGCGGATCTTCAGGCGTTGCTCTGCGCCGCATGCATCGCCCGGTACTCGTCTTCGAGCATGCCCATGACGATGGAGTCGTGGTACGTGCCGTCGAGGTAGAGCACCTCGCGCCGCACGCCCTCGCGCCGAAAGCCGAGCTTCTCGTAGACGTGCAGCGCGCGTGGATTGAACGCAAAGACCTCAAGATCGACGCGGTGCAGGCGTAGCTGGTCGAAGGCGTAGCCGAGCATCAGGCGCATGGCCTCGCTGCCGTAGCCCTGCCCGGTGTAGGGCGTGCGAATCCCGATGCGAATGTTGGCCGAGCGATTGGTCGTGTCGATTTCATTCAGCACCACCTCGCCAATCAGATCGCTCGTATCGTGCGGGACGATCGCCAGGTCGACACGATCGTCGCGCTCCGCGATCGTCGTGATCCAGCGCTCGGTCTGCTCGCGGGAAAAGCCCGTGGTCTGCGTCCCGGTCAGGCGCAGGCCCTCCTCGTCCTGCATCAGCGCGAGGTAGGCATCGATGTCGTCGAGCCGGATCGGGCGTAGCGTGATGCGTGTGCCGCGCAGCGTAGGCTTGGTGGTCATACCACAGTCTCCAATAGCCGCAATGTAGATCTCACGAGCGGCTGGTGTTATACTCCGCGCGTGCATACGTGTCAATCGAACGTTGCCAATCTGCGCACGACCGCCTCGGCTTCCCTCGCCAGCCGCGCGATCAACTCGGCGGCGGATTGACGGCGGGCAAGGCGGAGGCCCTGGCCGGCCCAGAGCGAAAGGTAGTCGGCCCGGCCCTGGCTGGCGGCTGCGCTGCGCATCGGTCGCGTCAGCGCATTCTGGATCGGATACGGCAGAATCGCCTCGGCGGTGCTCTCGGCCTCGTGCATGAAGCGGTTGACGATGCCACGCGCCGGACGACCGGAGAAGGCCCGTGTCAGGCTCGTCTGGTGCTCGCCCGCCTGAAGGATCGCCGCCTTATGCGCTTCGGGAATGCCCGCCTCGTCGCAGGTCAGGAAGGCGGTGCCCATCTGGACGGCGCTCGCGCCAAGCGCCAGGGCCGCCGCAATGCCACGGCCATCCATGATCCCGCCCGACGCGATCACCGGCACTGTCACCGCATCGACGACCTGCGGCACCAGCGCGATCGTCCCCACCAGCCCAGACTCGAAGTTAACCGCGAATGTGCCGCGATGCGCGCCTGCCTCGCTGCCCTGCGCGACGACCGCATCGACGCCTGCCCCCTCTAGCGCGCGGGCCTCATCGACTGTCGTCGCCGTTCCGATCAGGAACATGCCGCGCGCCTTGATCGCCTCGATGGCGGGTGAGGGCAGGATGCCAAACGTGAAGCTGAAGACTTCCGCGCCGCTCTCAAGCGCCGCCGCGAGCTGCCCATCGAAGGGCTCGATCGCCCAGGTTGGCAGGCCGGGCGGCGGCAAGCTCAGCTCCGCGTGGAACGGAGCCAGCAGCGCAAGCGCCGCGCTCGCGTCCGCTGGCGGATCGGGCGCGGGCAGCGGAGCAAAGAGGTTGATGCCGAAGGGCCGCGATGTGCGCGCGCGCACCTCACGCGAGATCTCAGCGATCTGGGAGGGCGTGAGATACGCCGCGCCGATCGAGCCGAGCGCGCCCGCCTCGCAGACCGCCGCTACCAGCTCGGCGGTCGTCGCGCCGCCTGCCATCGGTGCCTGGATGATAGGATGCGACAATCTCAGCCGTCGCGTCAGGATGGTCTGGAATGGCATAGATCGCCTCCTCTATGATCGGTTTGCAACGGGTGTGCGGCTGCGCCTGCGGCTCACAGCTCGTACCCCTGGCTGATCCAGTAGTGCCAATCCTCAATCGCCTGCTGTGTCTGCGGATCGATCTTCATGCCTTTGAGCTGCGCAAGCGGCACGGCGACGTCACGGCGCTCCCAGCGAACGACGACAAACATCTCGTGGTCGCATTCGTCTTCGGGTGCCATGCCCGTGACTTTGACGTTATCGCCAACTCGGAGCGGAGAGATCGCGCTGGGTGATGCAGGTGGCCGCGAAGGGAAACTGCAAGTTTTCTTCGAGGTAGTAGTACCAGCCCATAGCCTGCTCTTCCGGGCCGTAGGCATCGACAATAATGTCCATCGCGATCCGCTCTTCGCGCGCTTCGTCTCGTGGCGTCCTCGGCATACGGCGTGCTCCTCGATAGCTCATCTATCACAGCTTCGCTGCTCTTGTGCAGGGGCAGCATACTACACCTGCCGCGTGTGGAGCAACGCGCTGTGGATGCCCAGGCGGGTACAAGGGAGCGAGCTAGCGCTGATCTGCTCCTTTCTCGGCAGTGCCGGGTTTAATCCAAAGCGCGGGCAAATCCCGTACTGTTAAGAATGAAGTATGTTACAGACTGTTCGCACAGGCTGATGCGGGAGTTATATCCATGAGTTCCACTCCTCACCCAACGTGGGAAACGCACGCCCGATCGCACGCCGCAGAGCGCAAGCCGCTCCTGCGCGGCTGGTCGCACGCGCTCGCCGCGCTGGCCGCCGTGGTGGTGACGATTATTTTGCTCATAGAGACACACACCGATCTGCTGCGCTTTCTTTCGCTGCTGATCTTTGGCCTGAGTATGATCTGGCTCTACCTCGGCAGCGCCGTGTACCACATCGGCAGATGGCAGGGTCGTCGCCATCAAGTGCTGCGCGCGCTCGATCACGCCAATATCTTTCTGCTGATCGCAGGCACGTACACGCCGATCTGCGTCAACGTGCTGACCGGCTCGCTGCGCATTACGGTGCTGACTCTCGTGTGGACGGTGGGGCTGACGGGCGCTCTCGCGACGGTGCTGATGCTGCGGCTGCCGCGCTGGGTTTCGACGGCGCTGTATCTGGGCATGGGCTGGGTTTCGCTGATCGCGCTGCCGCAGCTTGTGCAGCTCTTGCCCTGGCAGGCGATCACGATGCTGGTTGCCGGCGGCGTGCTCTATTCGATCGGAGCGGTGATCTATGCGCTCAAGCGGCCCAATCCGCTGCCGCGTATCTTCGGCTTCCACGAGATTTTCCATCTCTTCACCATCGCGGGCGGCGCGGCGTTCGTGGCGCTGATCTGGATCTGGGTGGTGCCGTTCCCCCGCGTGTAGCCCGCGCCTTGCCACGTTCGATCGGAATGCAAACGCACCCGCTCCTGGGTGCGTTTGTGGCGTTGATGAGGTTTGCGTCGATGGTGTGGGTCAGGGTATCGCGGGGAGCAGCTTGTTGGTCGAGCCGTGATCTACGGCTCCGCCACGTTAGCTTTAGCTGCTCAGCCGCTCACGCACTGCTGCCAGATCGTCGTCGCTCAGGCCGCCTGAGCGCAGGTAGGCGGCGACGTCGAGCGACGCCAGCGTTGCGAGGATCGCGGCGCGGGCAGAGGTCTGCTTGCGCCTGAGCAGCGCCTCGATGATCGGCTCCTGGTCCTCCTCTCCCAGCGCGGTCCAGCGCGGTCGCAGGCGCACATTGCTCAGCTCGTAGTCGGCGGCGATGTCCTCAGGCGCGACGCCGACGAGCGCCAGCAGCAGCAGCGTGATCAGTCCGGTACGATCGCGACCGATGCCGCAGTGGATCACGACGCCACCCGGCGCGGCGCGGGCGATGGCAGCCACGGCGGCAGCGCAGCGCTCCGGCTTGCGCTCAAGGAAGGGCAGATAGTACAGCGGGCTGCCATCGAGTCCGTTGTCCCAGCAGTAGTCCCAGAACTCGGTGTCTG
The Herpetosiphonaceae bacterium genome window above contains:
- a CDS encoding TPM domain-containing protein; the encoded protein is MRRVQIWSVLVGLWLLLILPALAQAPGVQIEDPDTVLGSQESVRRAAQRLADEGARVIVVAAGPSAGQTPSQAEQFLDALLARRNIAPNSGQLQPNDILLYVARDARWTLLLYGQRWKDNLDPVFQSIQVEQMNPRFASGDLAGGLVAGLDAVRTTINPPVPTVVYLLGGALVLTVIGVVAVPLLKKRRVSADALAAARERMQQARKTAGAAIADLDRLVEQAQAKAEYDRISYSQGNIERLQSLQAKGIQLFHEAQDAFAAGDDQQEAKAVLAIADYDAISAHYARAQEIARQASAAIGEAESLRAQFDAQGTPNTGPTTRLRE
- a CDS encoding calcium-binding protein, which produces MPRTPRDEAREERIAMDIIVDAYGPEEQAMGWYYYLEENLQFPFAATCITQRDLSAPSWR
- a CDS encoding tyrosine-protein phosphatase yields the protein MIPDRNLDWNACFNVRDLGGIRTGDGRRTRRGAVVRADSLNQLTAAGWAALKAHGIRTIIDLRNDHELGSDTAPRPNGLTTVHMPLDDIADTEFWDYCWDNGLDGSPLYYLPFLERKPERCAAAVAAIARAAPGGVVIHCGIGRDRTGLITLLLLALVGVAPEDIAADYELSNVRLRPRWTALGEEDQEPIIEALLRRKQTSARAAILATLASLDVAAYLRSGGLSDDDLAAVRERLSS
- a CDS encoding DUF561 domain-containing protein, whose product is MPFQTILTRRLRLSHPIIQAPMAGGATTAELVAAVCEAGALGSIGAAYLTPSQIAEISREVRARTSRPFGINLFAPLPAPDPPADASAALALLAPFHAELSLPPPGLPTWAIEPFDGQLAAALESGAEVFSFTFGILPSPAIEAIKARGMFLIGTATTVDEARALEGAGVDAVVAQGSEAGAHRGTFAVNFESGLVGTIALVPQVVDAVTVPVIASGGIMDGRGIAAALALGASAVQMGTAFLTCDEAGIPEAHKAAILQAGEHQTSLTRAFSGRPARGIVNRFMHEAESTAEAILPYPIQNALTRPMRSAAASQGRADYLSLWAGQGLRLARRQSAAELIARLAREAEAVVRRLATFD
- a CDS encoding GNAT family protein, whose product is MTTKPTLRGTRITLRPIRLDDIDAYLALMQDEEGLRLTGTQTTGFSREQTERWITTIAERDDRVDLAIVPHDTSDLIGEVVLNEIDTTNRSANIRIGIRTPYTGQGYGSEAMRLMLGYAFDQLRLHRVDLEVFAFNPRALHVYEKLGFRREGVRREVLYLDGTYHDSIVMGMLEDEYRAMHAAQSNA
- a CDS encoding calcium-binding protein, with the protein product MAPEDECDHEMFVVVRWERRDVAVPLAQLKGMKIDPQTQQAIEDWHYWISQGYEL
- a CDS encoding hemolysin III family protein — protein: MSSTPHPTWETHARSHAAERKPLLRGWSHALAALAAVVVTIILLIETHTDLLRFLSLLIFGLSMIWLYLGSAVYHIGRWQGRRHQVLRALDHANIFLLIAGTYTPICVNVLTGSLRITVLTLVWTVGLTGALATVLMLRLPRWVSTALYLGMGWVSLIALPQLVQLLPWQAITMLVAGGVLYSIGAVIYALKRPNPLPRIFGFHEIFHLFTIAGGAAFVALIWIWVVPFPRV